A region of Vigna radiata var. radiata cultivar VC1973A chromosome 10, Vradiata_ver6, whole genome shotgun sequence DNA encodes the following proteins:
- the LOC106775427 gene encoding uncharacterized protein LOC106775427, translating into MSQLGVVLQESLQREPRTILGLLRDQMDGVEPGARRKKTFKERFGFIGIGCCGATWGFRSHALSFTQGEQQQQANHQETDPGQGSALDCVDHGAAASGMNLAAALAAERQIRGPQEEAGRAPGTPWRVSLMRLLEESEGGESAAVEKEKEEEKVDVVGNDSMCCVCMGRKKGAAFIPCGHTFCRVCSRELWLNRGSCPLCNRSILEILDIF; encoded by the coding sequence ATGAGTCAACTCGGAGTGGTGTTGCAGGAATCGCTACAGAGGGAGCCCAGAACCATTCTGGGGTTGTTGAGGGATCAGATGGACGGTGTAGAGCCTGGGGCTCGCAGGAAGAAGACCTTCAAGGAACGCTTCGGATTCATAGGCATCGGCTGCTGTGGGGCCACGTGGGGATTCCGTTCTCACGCGTTAAGTTTCACCCAAGGAGAACAACAGCAGCAGGCCAACCACCAGGAAACGGATCCCGGTCAAGGGTCGGCTTTGGACTGTGTAGACCACGGCGCAGCGGCTTCGGGTATGAACTTGGCGGCGGCGCTTGCGGCTGAGCGGCAAATCCGTGGGCCGCAGGAGGAGGCGGGGAGAGCTCCGGGGACGCCGTGGAGGGTGTCGCTGATGAGGCTGCTGGAGGAGAGCGAAGGAGGAGAGTCCGCGGCGGTGGAGAAGGAAAAGGAGGAGGAGAAGGTTGATGTTGTGGGGAATGATTCGATGTGCTGCGTGTGCATGGGAAGGAAGAAAGGCGCGGCCTTCATCCCATGTGGTCACACTTTTTGCAGAGTGTGTTCCAGGGAACTGTGGCTGAATCGAGGGTCCTGTCCCCTCTGCAATCGCTCCATCCTCGAGATCCTCGACATTTTCTAG